A genomic window from Montipora capricornis isolate CH-2021 chromosome 8, ASM3666992v2, whole genome shotgun sequence includes:
- the LOC138060275 gene encoding uncharacterized protein encodes MADERRILAVSVLFCLLSALAAAFQCCGFLLSLLMIQSFRQRQLTAQATQQYNASVARLLRIRRRINRRGRMWRSSGRTEQWWLNLFNGILPEREWKKNLRMNRAVFVSVADELRPFLQPGRSPRGLDVLSVEKQLAITRYFLKDQGSLTMTANAFGVAHCTVSVVVRKVCNIITDVLGPRYIKLPNTVQEMKELIDGMENKYGFPQAFGCVDGTHIPIAQPSENPHDYFSYKLKYTLNVQGVCDWKGLFLDVDVKWPGSVHDGRVFGNSRINRLLREERLPMCYKEILPGYENIPVTLLGDPAYPLLPYCMKEFPNTRTNEEVIFNNMLRSARNPIECAYGRLKARWQILNKRNDVGLNVIPSIIYACFVLHNICELQGMNVEDDVVAQQMARDRLAQPENAPDRLYSFNTAEGAYVRNIITSFYKEHIPH; translated from the coding sequence ATGGCGGACGAACGACGCATTTTGGCGGTCAGTGTTCTTTTCTGTTTATTATCTGCTCTCGCTGCAGCATTTCAATGCTGCGGCTTTTTACTGTCACTTTTGATGATACAAAGCTTCCGCCAAAGGCAGTTAACTGCTCAGGCAACGCAACAATACAATGCTAGTGTTGCACGACTTCTACGCATCCGAAGAAGAATTAACCGTCGAGGTAGAATGTGGAGAAGTTCGGGGAGGACAGAACAGTGGTGGCTCAACTTGTTCAATGGAATTTTGCCAGAAAGGGAGTGGAAGAAGAACTTAAGGATGAATCGTGCGGTTTTTGTGTCCGTAGCAGACGAATTGCGACCCTTTCTTCAACCTGGTAGGAGTCCAAGAGGACTTGATGTGTTGTCAGTGGAAAAGCAACTTGCCATTACCCGATACTTTTTGAAGGATCAAGGCTCTCTCACGATGACAGCAAATGCATTTGGAGTTGCGCATTGCACTGTCTCCGTAGTTGTTCGAAAAGTATGCAACATTATTACTGATGTTTTAGGTCCAAGATACATAAAATTGCCCAATACCGTTCAAGAAATGAAGGAACTTATTGATGGCATGGAAAATAAATATGGTTTTCCACAGGCCTTTGGATGCGTAGATGGTACACATATTCCCATTGCACAACCAAGCGAGAATCCTCATGACTATTTTAGTTATAAACTGAAATACACCTTGAATGTTCAAGGAGTTTGTGACTGGAAAGGGCTATTTTTAGACGTCGACGTGAAATGGCCAGGGAGTGTGCATGATGGAAGAGTCTTTGGTAATTCGAGAATAAACAGACTTTTAAGAGAGGAAAGACTTCCTATGTGTTATAAAGAAATTTTACCAGGCTACGAAAACATACCTGTTACATTGTTGGGGGATCCTGCTTACCCCCTACTTCCATACTGCATGAAGGAATTCCCCAATACTCGCACAAATGAAGAGGTTATCTTTAATAACATGCTTAGGAGTGCTAGAAACCCAATAGAGTGTGCCTATGGCCGTCTTAAAGCAAGATGGCAaatcttaaacaaaagaaatgacgtAGGATTGAATGTTATCCCCAGCATTATTTATGCCTGTTTTGTACTTCACAACATTTGTGAGTTGCAGGGCATGAATGTAGAGGATGATGTTGTTGCACAGCAAATGGCACGTGATAGACTGGCACAACCTGAAAATGCACCAGACCGGTTATATTCTTTCAACACTGCTGAGGGAGCTTATGTGAGAAACATAATCACATCCTTCTACAAGGAACACATTCCTCACTGA